One genomic region from uncultured Cohaesibacter sp. encodes:
- a CDS encoding folylpolyglutamate synthase/dihydrofolate synthase family protein, with protein sequence MTEQTEAILERLVGLHPKSIDLEVGRIERLLAKLGNPHLSLPPTIHIAGTNGKGSTSAFLRAMAEAAGKKVHVYTSPHLVHFRERIRLAGTLVSDEILIDALRRCEKANDGEPITFFEITTTAAFLLFSEHPADLLILEVGLGGRFDATNVIKDALATVITPIAHDHEGFFGTEISRIAWEKAGIMKKDIPSIWAQQEDEVRSVLEAEAVKVGAQPLSIGGQDWMSYEEHGSLIFQGESGLLDLPLPRLGGRHQLSNAGTAIATVRQVLPEITDEQIAKGLTSVDWPARLQRLTSGHLFDQLPKGSELWLDGGHNPHAGLAVASAFADLEEKAPRSLHMVVGMLNTKDPAGYFAPFKGLAKDIITVPIEGNDAALDPVDLAQIAQQAGIPASAAGSVEEAFKRLTLMNMKPAPRILVAGSLYLAGNILKTNGTLPQ encoded by the coding sequence ATGACCGAACAGACAGAAGCCATTCTGGAACGCCTCGTTGGCCTCCATCCCAAAAGCATTGATCTGGAGGTGGGGCGCATCGAGCGGCTGTTGGCCAAGTTGGGTAATCCGCATCTTTCCTTGCCGCCAACCATCCATATCGCCGGAACCAACGGCAAAGGCTCGACCTCGGCTTTCCTGCGCGCGATGGCAGAAGCTGCGGGTAAGAAAGTGCATGTCTATACCTCGCCGCATTTGGTGCATTTTCGCGAACGCATCCGGCTGGCGGGCACGCTGGTTTCCGACGAAATTCTGATCGATGCTCTGCGCCGCTGCGAAAAAGCCAACGATGGCGAGCCGATCACCTTTTTCGAGATTACGACCACGGCTGCTTTTCTTCTTTTCTCTGAGCATCCTGCCGATCTGTTGATCCTGGAAGTGGGACTTGGGGGGCGTTTTGATGCGACCAACGTCATCAAGGATGCGCTGGCGACCGTGATTACGCCGATCGCTCATGACCATGAAGGCTTTTTCGGTACCGAGATTTCCCGCATCGCGTGGGAAAAAGCGGGCATCATGAAAAAGGACATACCGTCTATCTGGGCGCAGCAAGAAGACGAGGTGCGGTCTGTTCTGGAAGCCGAGGCAGTCAAGGTTGGCGCTCAGCCACTTTCCATTGGCGGACAGGACTGGATGAGCTATGAAGAGCATGGCAGCCTGATTTTTCAGGGGGAGAGCGGTCTGCTGGATTTGCCTTTGCCGCGCCTTGGTGGGCGCCATCAGCTCTCCAACGCCGGAACCGCGATTGCCACAGTCCGTCAGGTGTTGCCAGAAATAACCGATGAGCAAATCGCCAAGGGGCTAACCTCTGTTGACTGGCCAGCACGTTTGCAACGGCTGACCTCGGGACATTTGTTCGATCAATTGCCTAAAGGGTCCGAGCTATGGCTCGATGGTGGCCACAATCCTCATGCCGGTCTGGCAGTGGCGTCCGCCTTTGCGGATCTGGAAGAAAAGGCCCCGCGTTCTCTGCATATGGTTGTGGGCATGCTCAACACCAAAGATCCCGCAGGCTATTTTGCGCCTTTCAAAGGCTTGGCCAAAGATATCATCACAGTGCCTATCGAGGGCAATGACGCGGCACTTGATCCGGTTGATCTGGCTCAGATCGCTCAGCAAGCAGGTATCCCCGCGTCGGCGGCAGGATCAGTTGAAGAGGCCTTCAAGCGGCTTACTCTGATGAATATGAAACCGGCACCCCGTATTTTGGTGGCTGGCTCACTCTATCTGGCTGGCAATATACTCAAGACCAACGGGACCCTGCCACAATAA
- a CDS encoding DUF1127 domain-containing protein, whose translation MNTVVKNYRQWRNYRDTVEELNRLSTRDLNDLGISRSDISDIAREAATAK comes from the coding sequence ATGAATACTGTTGTGAAGAATTACCGTCAGTGGCGCAACTACCGCGACACTGTTGAAGAACTGAACCGTTTGAGCACCCGCGATCTTAACGACCTGGGCATCTCCCGTTCGGATATCAGCGACATTGCACGCGAAGCTGCTACTGCAAAATAA
- the trxA gene encoding thioredoxin: MAIVNATDATFAQDVQGDVPVVVDFWAEWCGPCKMIAPILDEISKEKADNVKIVKVNVDENPNTAAQYGVRSIPTLLLFKGGEAVAMKVGAAPKTDLVKWIETGA, from the coding sequence ATGGCTATCGTAAATGCTACCGACGCAACCTTCGCTCAGGATGTTCAGGGTGATGTTCCTGTTGTTGTTGATTTCTGGGCAGAATGGTGTGGTCCGTGCAAGATGATTGCGCCTATTCTGGACGAAATCTCCAAGGAAAAAGCCGACAACGTCAAAATCGTCAAGGTCAATGTTGACGAAAACCCGAATACGGCCGCCCAGTATGGCGTGCGCTCCATTCCAACGCTCCTGCTCTTCAAGGGCGGTGAAGCCGTTGCCATGAAAGTGGGCGCAGCACCGAAAACCGATCTGGTCAAATGGATCGAAACCGGCGCCTGA
- the addA gene encoding double-strand break repair helicase AddA, translating to MAMQIPQETKDAQARASDPENSAWVSANAGSGKTFVLARRVIRLLLAGTEPSKILCLTFTKAAAAEMSNRVFKLLAGWTELSDDELRAELVELDGKRPTDAQLQRARRLFARALETPGGLKIQTIHAFAERLLHQFPLEANVPAHFEILDDQLAADLQAAALAHVMRAARLQTRPQWSAALTLLVDHMGDMDIQNALISLVYDREGFGRFMEGGESSEAGAGSTGLDAAVANLARTLGLSGTDSIEALEADIPFGPFFPASYLGELAPLFETGGKRDKAQAALMRGLLARPPLSEQTRLWLELFRKKDGAAKSLSYTASKKMLEGDLGLADAIEREQMRLDALFDKRNALITLEVSRALFTLAEGVIGYYQRAKAARGLMDFEDLIMKAAQMLRPVRAAAWVHYKLDQGIDHILVDEAQDTNPYQWEIIQRLGEEFFSGDSAREVNRTVFAVGDEKQSIYSFQGAEPKWFAYMRDFFRTRAKAADKPFHDIKLRLSFRSTPHVLKSVDQVFSSAATYEALSSDKERTDHEPIRGRDPGLVEIWPLHEPIEPEMDEDWAKPLDAQGEADPQVRLAQDIAKTIRHWLESGQHLEGNGRKISAGDVLILVRKRGAFVTAVNRALKEAGLPVAGADRLALLDHIAVQDLLALGDVMLLPEDDLSLAAVLRSPLFGLSDERLFDLAYEPEGRHTSLWDCLRKRADSAAPQDADFVEIFAHLSRWQGQVDFQPPFDFFAQILGPEGKRRAFIERLGPEADEVIDELLSRALDFEKKQTPNLQAFLASMRQGGAEIKRDMGAAEGQIRVMTVHGSKGLEAPIVFLVDGTGKPASASHHPHLVELEAADGGPAMMAWKAPAANQPSPVASSLGKLDAESEEEYLRLLYVGMTRAEDRLYLCGFAGVRGPAENCWYEVARRALSDHLEEVPHPVTGDPIHRWHLEGRFQERPAEDPKPLSGGKEAPDLPVWIMQPASKPPSPMAFLQPSKAAEKIEGDQGAMQLVASGPSRSLVHDWEPRRRGTVIHALIEHLPQVSESERQKAGLAYLSHVAKDMPLQSRKAILEEVLQLLSRPELTDLFSPQGLAEVSIAGMVTVHGAEHTVSGQIDRLLVGEQSVTIVDYKTNRLVPHSPEEAPLAYRTQMALYARLLAPLYPGKTVETLLLWTAEPCIMAIPEALRQSALNEIGVNRPIAP from the coding sequence ATGGCCATGCAAATCCCGCAGGAAACCAAAGATGCTCAGGCCCGCGCCTCCGACCCGGAAAATTCCGCCTGGGTGAGCGCCAATGCGGGCTCGGGCAAGACCTTCGTGCTCGCCCGCCGTGTTATCCGGCTGTTGCTGGCAGGCACCGAGCCTTCCAAGATCCTGTGCCTCACCTTCACCAAGGCGGCGGCGGCTGAAATGTCGAACCGCGTGTTCAAGCTGCTGGCCGGCTGGACCGAGCTGAGCGACGACGAGCTGCGCGCTGAACTCGTCGAACTGGATGGCAAGCGTCCCACCGATGCACAGTTGCAGCGGGCACGGCGCCTGTTCGCTCGCGCATTGGAAACGCCGGGTGGGCTGAAAATCCAGACCATCCATGCCTTTGCCGAACGGCTGCTGCATCAGTTTCCGCTGGAAGCCAATGTTCCGGCACATTTCGAGATTCTCGATGACCAGCTGGCAGCCGACCTTCAGGCGGCGGCGCTGGCTCATGTCATGCGAGCCGCACGGCTGCAAACGCGCCCGCAATGGAGCGCAGCCCTGACGCTATTGGTGGACCATATGGGCGATATGGACATCCAGAATGCGCTCATTTCTCTGGTCTATGACCGGGAAGGGTTTGGCCGCTTCATGGAAGGGGGCGAAAGCTCCGAAGCGGGTGCCGGATCAACCGGGCTTGACGCGGCGGTTGCCAATCTCGCCCGAACGTTGGGGCTTTCCGGAACGGACAGCATCGAAGCGCTGGAAGCGGATATCCCGTTCGGTCCATTTTTCCCTGCCTCTTATCTTGGCGAGTTGGCGCCCCTGTTCGAGACCGGTGGCAAACGGGACAAGGCGCAGGCGGCGCTTATGCGGGGTCTTCTCGCCCGCCCGCCGCTCAGTGAGCAGACACGGCTCTGGCTTGAACTGTTTCGCAAGAAGGATGGTGCGGCCAAGTCCCTGTCTTACACCGCGTCGAAAAAGATGCTGGAAGGCGATCTCGGCCTTGCCGACGCCATCGAGCGCGAACAGATGCGGCTGGATGCCCTGTTTGACAAACGCAATGCCCTCATCACGCTGGAGGTCAGTCGGGCGCTTTTCACCCTTGCCGAAGGAGTAATCGGCTATTATCAGCGCGCCAAGGCGGCGCGTGGACTGATGGATTTTGAAGACCTGATCATGAAGGCCGCTCAGATGCTGCGTCCGGTGCGGGCGGCTGCATGGGTGCATTATAAGCTCGATCAAGGCATTGACCATATTCTGGTGGATGAGGCACAGGATACCAACCCCTATCAGTGGGAGATCATCCAGCGGCTGGGGGAAGAATTTTTCTCAGGAGACAGCGCCCGCGAGGTCAACCGGACCGTCTTTGCGGTGGGCGATGAAAAGCAGTCCATCTATTCCTTTCAGGGAGCCGAACCGAAATGGTTCGCCTATATGCGCGATTTCTTCCGCACAAGAGCAAAGGCGGCGGACAAGCCTTTCCATGATATCAAATTGCGGCTCTCCTTCCGCTCGACCCCCCATGTGCTCAAATCGGTCGATCAGGTCTTTTCCAGCGCAGCCACCTACGAGGCACTCTCTTCAGACAAGGAGCGGACCGACCATGAGCCGATCCGCGGACGTGATCCCGGTCTTGTTGAAATCTGGCCACTGCATGAGCCGATCGAGCCGGAGATGGATGAGGACTGGGCCAAGCCGCTGGACGCACAGGGCGAAGCCGACCCACAGGTAAGGCTGGCGCAGGACATCGCCAAGACCATTCGCCATTGGCTGGAGAGCGGGCAACATCTGGAAGGCAATGGACGCAAGATTTCAGCCGGAGACGTGCTTATTCTGGTGCGCAAGCGCGGGGCTTTTGTCACCGCCGTCAACAGGGCTCTCAAGGAGGCCGGCTTGCCCGTGGCAGGGGCAGACCGCCTTGCTCTGCTCGATCATATTGCGGTGCAGGATCTGCTGGCGCTGGGCGACGTGATGCTGTTGCCCGAAGATGATCTTTCCCTTGCCGCCGTGTTGCGCAGCCCTCTTTTCGGCTTATCGGACGAGCGCTTGTTCGACCTTGCTTACGAACCGGAGGGACGCCACACAAGTCTTTGGGATTGTTTGCGAAAACGCGCTGATAGCGCGGCACCGCAAGACGCGGATTTCGTCGAGATTTTCGCCCATCTCAGCCGCTGGCAAGGGCAGGTGGATTTCCAGCCTCCGTTTGATTTCTTCGCCCAGATTCTGGGACCGGAGGGCAAGCGCCGCGCCTTTATCGAACGCCTCGGTCCAGAGGCTGATGAGGTGATTGACGAGCTGTTGTCTCGCGCTCTAGATTTCGAGAAAAAGCAGACACCGAACCTTCAGGCTTTCCTTGCCTCCATGCGGCAAGGCGGTGCGGAAATCAAACGCGATATGGGTGCCGCAGAAGGCCAGATCCGCGTGATGACCGTGCATGGGTCCAAGGGGCTTGAAGCACCCATCGTCTTTTTGGTGGATGGTACCGGCAAGCCCGCCAGCGCCAGCCATCATCCGCATCTGGTGGAGCTGGAAGCGGCTGACGGAGGCCCTGCCATGATGGCGTGGAAAGCGCCAGCCGCCAACCAGCCTTCCCCTGTTGCCTCTAGCCTTGGCAAGCTCGATGCGGAATCCGAGGAAGAATATCTGCGCCTGCTCTATGTGGGCATGACCCGCGCGGAGGATCGGCTTTATCTTTGCGGTTTTGCAGGCGTGCGCGGGCCAGCGGAGAATTGCTGGTATGAAGTGGCGCGACGGGCTCTCTCTGATCATCTCGAAGAAGTGCCCCATCCGGTGACCGGCGATCCCATCCATCGCTGGCATCTGGAAGGGCGCTTCCAAGAGCGGCCCGCAGAAGATCCCAAGCCTCTCTCCGGCGGCAAGGAAGCGCCTGATCTGCCCGTATGGATCATGCAGCCAGCGAGCAAACCGCCCAGTCCGATGGCCTTCTTGCAGCCCTCGAAGGCCGCAGAAAAAATCGAAGGCGATCAGGGTGCCATGCAGCTTGTAGCCAGTGGTCCAAGCCGCAGTCTGGTGCATGACTGGGAGCCGCGCAGGCGGGGCACCGTCATCCATGCGCTGATCGAGCATCTGCCGCAAGTCTCTGAATCTGAAAGACAAAAGGCAGGGCTTGCTTATCTTTCTCATGTCGCCAAGGATATGCCCTTGCAGAGCCGCAAGGCCATTCTGGAAGAGGTTTTGCAGCTGTTGTCACGCCCCGAACTGACAGATCTGTTCAGCCCGCAGGGCCTTGCCGAGGTCTCGATTGCAGGCATGGTCACCGTTCATGGCGCGGAACATACCGTGTCCGGTCAGATCGACCGGCTCTTAGTGGGGGAACAGTCTGTCACCATCGTGGACTATAAGACGAATCGTCTCGTCCCCCACTCACCAGAGGAAGCCCCCCTCGCCTACCGGACGCAGATGGCCCTTTATGCCCGCCTATTGGCGCCGCTTTATCCGGGCAAGACTGTTGAAACCCTATTGCTGTGGACTGCGGAGCCTTGCATAATGGCGATTCCAGAGGCTCTGCGGCAATCTGCGCTCAACGAGATTGGCGTCAATCGACCTATTGCTCCTTGA
- the addB gene encoding double-strand break repair protein AddB, with amino-acid sequence MYGAAKVFTISPSCSFLSTLIDALIDDHLVEGFSAENPSDLGRAIIYVPTRRTADALKEAFLPHLRKRGWQSAILPKIHVIGDAEEDLLPFKVAASGGEDFRHLPTAMDSVERRLTMTRLVHHWAETVARQVLALGPDQPLHVSGRPTDAAYLAIDLLALIDAVHRERSDWAYLDNLVPEDYGAFWQMSLEFLKIATATWPEHLEGLELVDPVERRNAVLAAEIMAIEQYDGPVIAAGSTGSIPATADLLEAVARHPKGALILPGLDKDLDEESWQAIGHLHPELGQPEPAAGHPQFNLKQMLDRMALKRSDVVSLGAVSAPLALREKLVSEALRPAETTEHWRSSLETLSLADRAAALAGVTMAEANNEQEEARIAALALREVLERPDARTALVTPDRALARRVLLELKRWGINVEDTAGMPLAETPPALLMRLMIDCVVSGFDPVKLLSLMKHPLASFAMPRADVRRAARFLELRVLRGPRLGDGLKPLLDEFARKQAKEQEKLGADIALPEVWQIAAHLLERFSEAIAPLISLMDAEREPSFGEWLAGVISAVEAVAMDKDGLPDRLYDEAAGRSIQDFFDRASLAASISSDLSPQDLEPFLVAMMSGETVLSHGEGDPRIQLLGTLEARLLDVDRVVIGGLNEGSWPAETKTDAWLSRPMRAQMKLEPPERRIGLAAHDFAQAMGRSEVVLIRALKTGGEPTVPSRWLQRLEAVAGSDARHAMHEKGAELKRWAEQLDAARTQITLKRPAPCPPLEARPRSLSVTEIETWVRDPYALYAKHVLGLRDLDPIGSAPGGAEKGSIIHDILGRFTQDWTGPFDETAVECLLDMGREAFAQWENFPDLLAFWWPRFERIARWFILEWEAERENTVAGRHAEISGRITLPVRGGDFVLRGRADRLDITKDDRLEVIDFKTGQPPSAKQVLPGFAPQLALEGYMAKLGGFEAIPRGIEVGDMVWIRLSGGRKAGERKPGVEKDYAAEDIVELIGKRLLALITAYDDPAKSYPSRARPMFERFESPYDHLARVKEWSQQGGEE; translated from the coding sequence ATGTACGGCGCAGCAAAAGTTTTTACCATCTCTCCTTCCTGCTCTTTTCTATCCACTCTGATCGATGCCCTGATTGATGACCATCTGGTTGAGGGCTTCAGCGCCGAGAATCCTTCCGATCTGGGACGCGCCATTATCTATGTGCCCACACGGCGCACCGCCGATGCGCTCAAGGAAGCCTTTCTGCCCCATTTGCGAAAGCGTGGATGGCAAAGCGCCATTCTACCCAAGATCCATGTAATCGGGGATGCAGAAGAGGATCTTCTGCCCTTCAAGGTGGCAGCCAGCGGTGGCGAGGACTTTCGCCATTTGCCAACCGCGATGGACAGCGTAGAGCGCCGCCTGACGATGACGCGGCTTGTGCATCACTGGGCCGAGACGGTGGCTCGTCAGGTTCTGGCGCTGGGGCCGGATCAGCCGTTGCATGTGTCCGGGCGCCCCACAGATGCCGCCTATCTGGCGATTGACCTTCTGGCGCTCATTGACGCCGTGCATCGCGAGCGCTCCGACTGGGCCTATCTGGACAATCTGGTGCCTGAGGATTACGGCGCCTTCTGGCAGATGAGCCTTGAATTTCTCAAGATCGCCACGGCCACATGGCCTGAGCATCTCGAGGGGCTGGAACTGGTTGATCCGGTGGAGCGGCGCAACGCTGTGCTTGCTGCCGAGATCATGGCCATCGAGCAATATGACGGACCTGTCATCGCGGCAGGCTCTACCGGCTCCATTCCCGCCACTGCCGACTTGCTGGAAGCAGTGGCGCGCCACCCCAAAGGGGCACTCATCCTGCCCGGTCTCGACAAGGATCTTGATGAGGAAAGCTGGCAGGCCATCGGCCATCTGCATCCAGAGCTGGGGCAACCCGAACCTGCCGCCGGTCATCCCCAGTTCAACCTTAAGCAAATGCTCGACCGCATGGCCCTCAAGCGCTCGGATGTGGTCAGCTTGGGCGCCGTATCTGCCCCACTGGCCTTAAGAGAAAAGCTGGTAAGCGAAGCCCTGCGCCCCGCCGAAACCACGGAGCATTGGCGCTCAAGCCTTGAAACCCTATCTCTTGCAGATCGCGCCGCCGCGCTTGCTGGCGTGACGATGGCCGAGGCCAACAACGAGCAGGAAGAAGCCCGCATCGCCGCGTTGGCTTTACGCGAAGTTCTCGAGCGCCCCGACGCCCGCACCGCGTTGGTAACACCTGATCGTGCATTGGCCCGTCGTGTGCTGCTGGAGCTCAAGCGCTGGGGCATCAATGTGGAAGACACCGCCGGTATGCCCCTTGCCGAGACGCCGCCAGCTTTGCTTATGCGCCTGATGATCGACTGTGTGGTCAGCGGCTTTGATCCGGTCAAACTACTCTCGTTGATGAAGCACCCGCTGGCCTCTTTTGCCATGCCGCGGGCAGATGTACGCCGTGCGGCCCGTTTTCTGGAATTGCGCGTTTTGCGTGGTCCGCGTCTTGGCGACGGGTTGAAGCCGCTGCTCGATGAATTTGCCCGCAAGCAAGCCAAAGAGCAGGAAAAGCTCGGCGCCGATATTGCTCTGCCGGAAGTCTGGCAGATTGCTGCGCATCTTCTCGAGCGTTTTTCAGAGGCAATCGCACCGCTGATCTCATTGATGGATGCAGAAAGGGAGCCTTCCTTTGGTGAGTGGCTGGCAGGAGTCATCTCCGCCGTTGAGGCTGTTGCCATGGACAAGGACGGTCTGCCTGACCGTCTTTATGACGAAGCTGCCGGGCGCTCCATTCAGGATTTCTTTGATCGCGCCTCGCTGGCAGCGAGTATTTCGTCCGACCTTTCACCACAGGATCTAGAGCCATTTCTGGTGGCCATGATGTCTGGTGAAACGGTGCTCTCCCATGGCGAGGGCGATCCGCGCATTCAGTTGCTCGGTACGTTGGAAGCGCGACTTCTGGATGTGGATCGGGTGGTTATTGGTGGCCTCAATGAAGGCTCATGGCCAGCTGAGACAAAAACAGACGCGTGGCTATCGCGTCCGATGCGCGCGCAAATGAAGCTCGAGCCGCCTGAACGCCGGATCGGGCTCGCCGCCCATGACTTTGCACAAGCCATGGGACGCAGCGAAGTCGTGCTGATCCGCGCGCTCAAGACCGGCGGTGAACCCACTGTGCCCAGCCGTTGGCTGCAACGCCTTGAGGCGGTTGCCGGTTCCGATGCCCGCCATGCCATGCATGAAAAGGGCGCTGAGCTGAAACGATGGGCCGAACAGCTGGATGCCGCGCGCACGCAGATTACTCTTAAACGCCCAGCCCCCTGTCCGCCGCTGGAAGCAAGGCCGCGCTCGCTTTCGGTCACAGAAATCGAGACATGGGTGCGCGACCCTTATGCCCTTTATGCCAAGCATGTGCTGGGTCTGAGAGATCTCGACCCCATCGGCTCGGCACCGGGCGGCGCGGAAAAAGGCTCAATCATTCACGACATACTTGGCCGCTTCACACAAGATTGGACGGGCCCCTTTGATGAAACGGCGGTTGAATGCCTTTTGGATATGGGACGGGAAGCCTTTGCCCAATGGGAAAATTTCCCTGATCTGTTGGCCTTCTGGTGGCCCCGCTTTGAGCGCATCGCCCGCTGGTTCATTCTGGAATGGGAGGCCGAGCGCGAGAACACCGTTGCTGGCCGCCATGCCGAGATATCAGGCCGCATCACCCTGCCGGTGCGCGGGGGAGATTTTGTGCTGCGAGGACGGGCCGACCGACTGGACATTACCAAGGATGACCGGCTTGAGGTGATCGACTTCAAGACCGGACAGCCCCCTTCTGCCAAGCAGGTGTTGCCCGGCTTTGCGCCGCAATTGGCACTGGAAGGCTATATGGCCAAGCTTGGCGGCTTCGAGGCCATTCCGCGTGGCATAGAAGTGGGCGATATGGTCTGGATACGCCTTTCCGGCGGTCGCAAGGCAGGCGAACGCAAGCCGGGGGTGGAGAAGGATTACGCCGCCGAGGACATTGTCGAGCTGATCGGCAAGCGCCTGCTGGCCCTGATCACCGCCTATGACGATCCGGCCAAGAGCTATCCATCGCGGGCTCGACCCATGTTCGAGCGGTTCGAAAGCCCCTATGATCATCTGGCGCGCGTCAAGGAATGGTCGCAGCAAGGCGGGGAGGAATAG